A window of the Salvelinus fontinalis isolate EN_2023a chromosome 26, ASM2944872v1, whole genome shotgun sequence genome harbors these coding sequences:
- the LOC129824593 gene encoding trophinin-like, whose protein sequence is MSEKVFVATDAALIPDALLIHAALFTETRHTGQAWVMFSRPQFTNLWLSVCYGSVCYGSVCYGSVFYGSVFYGSVFYSSVFYGSVFYGSVFYGSVFYGSVFYSSVFYGSVCYSSVCYGSVCYGSVFYGSVFYGSVFYGSVFYGSVFYGSVFYGSVCYGSVCYGSVCYGSVFYGSVCYGSVCYGSVCYGSVFYGSVCYGSVCYGSVCYGSVCKRYML, encoded by the exons ATGTCTGAAAAAGTCTTTGTCGCTACAGACGCTGCCCTCATTCCCGATGCTCTCCTCATTCATGCTGCCCTCTTCACAGAGACACGACACACAGGACAGGCATGGGTCATGTTCAGCAGGCCACAAT TCACTAACCTATGGCTCTCTGTGTGCTACGGCTCTGTGTGCTACGGCTCTGTGTGCTACGGCTCTGTGTTCTACGGCTCTGTGTTCTACGGCTCTGTGTTCTACAGCTCTGTGTTCTACGGCTCTGTGTTCTACGGCTCTGTGTTCTACGGCTCTGTGTTCTACGGCTCTGTGTTCTACAGCTCTGTGTTTTACGGCTCTGTGTGCTACAGCTCTGTGTGCTACGGCTCTGTGTGCTACGGCTCTGTGTTCTACGGCTCTGTGTTCTACGGCTCTGTGTTCTACGGCTCTGTGTTCTACGGCTCTGTGTTCTACGGCTCTGTGTTCTACGGCTCTGTGTGCTACGGCTCTGTGTGCTACGGCTCTGTGTGCTACGGCTCTGTGTTCTACGGCTCTGTGTGCTACGGCTCTGTGTGCTACGGCTCTGTGTGCTACGGCTCTGTGTTCTACGGCTCTGTGTGCTACGGCTCTGTGTGCTACGGCTCTGTGTGCTACGGCTCTGTGTGTAAGAGGTACATGTTATGA
- the LOC129823903 gene encoding rab effector MyRIP-like isoform X6: MQSEARYLRDHGEELIEELASTIVQKIIRRRKNLVEMKPDCDLDWPPGNQSGEKPLASCCPSSQPQITTSVHAKCSGVSQDSQQGLKEEGGAAGLPSWKNIDRLDNSSVSSVLKSPDGNWIALQSTQLYRPSLLTKRKSLVFSVLEWEFGVISACDEMGSYNAEGAWDAALLEIRRKMTSNANNNQGSEVPDAQASAGQQPSIPSPSLGHHASTSTLNFESERYSEVSLHNITTEVLKVLNATEDRLQGVEGVDCTPSLSPNIDTKRLDKQLIRLEENVYVVAGTAYGLEAELGDLEDCARAVGGATSDLELSYLEEQVATASAQVQQSDLQVSEITARIAALKIAGLNVVSQNRFSKPQEQPKIKKPKPD, translated from the exons ATGCAGAGCGAAGCAAGGTATTTGCGGGACCACGGGGAGGAGCTGATTGAGGAGCTGGCCTCAACCATCGTACAGAAA ATCATCCGGCGGAGGAAGAACCTGGTTGAGATGAAGCCAGACTGTGACCTGGACTGGCCCCCAGGCAACCAGAGTGGTGAAAAGCCTTTGGCTTCATGCTGTCCCAGCTCCCAGCCCCAGATCACCACATCAGTCCACGCCAAG TGCTCTGGGGTTTCCCAGGACTCTCAGCAGGGgctgaaggaggagggaggagcggCAGGGTTACCCAGCTGGAAGAATATTGACCGCCTGGACAACTCCA gtgtgtccTCAGTGCTGAAGAGCCCTGACGGGAACTGGATCGCCTTGCAGAGCACCCAGCTCTATCGGCCCAGCCTGCTGACCAAGAGGAAGTCGCTGGTATTCAGTGTCCTGGAGTGGGAATTCGGTGTGATATCCGCCTGCGACGAAATGGGCTCTTACAACGCCGAGGGGGCCTGGGACGCTGCCCTGCTAGAGATACGCAGGAAGATGACCTCCAACGCCAACAAcaaccaggggtcagaggttccAGATGCCCAGGCCTCTGCTGGCCAGCAACCCAGCATCCCATCACCCTCGCTGGGCCACCACGCCAGCACAAGCACCCTCAACTTCGAGTCTGAG aggtacTCGGAGGTGTCACTGCACAATATCACCACTGAGGTGCTGAAGGTGTTAAACGCGACAGAGGACCGACTCCAGGGGGTGGAGGGAGTTGACTGCACCCCCTCACTGTCCCCCAACATTGACACAAAGAGGCTGGACAAACAACTCATCAGACTGGAAGAGAAT GTGTATGTGGTGGCGGGCACAGCTTACGGTTTGGAGGCGGAGCTTGGCGACCTGGAGGACTGTGCCCGGGCCGTCGGCGGTGCCACCTCAGACCTGGAGCTGTCCTACCTGGAGGAGCAGGTGGCAACGGCTTCCGCCCAGGTCCAGCAGTCTGACCTCCAG GTGTCGGAAATCACAGCCAGGATCGCAGCTCTGAAGATCGCAGGTCTCAACGTGGTCTCACAGAACCGCTTCTCTAAGCCCCAAGAACAGCCTAAG ATAAAGAAACCTAAGCCGGACTGA
- the LOC129823903 gene encoding rab effector MyRIP-like isoform X2: MQSEARYLRDHGEELIEELASTIVQKIIRRRKNLVEMKPDCDLDWPPGNQSGEKPLASCCPSSQPQITTSVHAKCSGVSQDSQQGLKEEGGAAGLPSWKNIDRLDNSMLKSPDGNWIALQSTQLYRPSLLTKRKSLVFSVLEWEFGVISACDEMGSYNAEGAWDAALLEIRRKMTSNANNNQGSEVPDAQASAGQQPSIPSPSLGHHASTSTLNFESERYSEVSLHNITTEVLKVLNATEDRLQGVEGVDCTPSLSPNIDTKRLDKQLIRLEENVYVVAGTAYGLEAELGDLEDCARAVGGATSDLELSYLEEQVATASAQVQQSDLQVSEITARIAALKIAGLNVVSQNRFSKPQEQPKPQTLDSSRQTRRRLPAPPLKDKET, translated from the exons ATGCAGAGCGAAGCAAGGTATTTGCGGGACCACGGGGAGGAGCTGATTGAGGAGCTGGCCTCAACCATCGTACAGAAA ATCATCCGGCGGAGGAAGAACCTGGTTGAGATGAAGCCAGACTGTGACCTGGACTGGCCCCCAGGCAACCAGAGTGGTGAAAAGCCTTTGGCTTCATGCTGTCCCAGCTCCCAGCCCCAGATCACCACATCAGTCCACGCCAAG TGCTCTGGGGTTTCCCAGGACTCTCAGCAGGGgctgaaggaggagggaggagcggCAGGGTTACCCAGCTGGAAGAATATTGACCGCCTGGACAACTCCA TGCTGAAGAGCCCTGACGGGAACTGGATCGCCTTGCAGAGCACCCAGCTCTATCGGCCCAGCCTGCTGACCAAGAGGAAGTCGCTGGTATTCAGTGTCCTGGAGTGGGAATTCGGTGTGATATCCGCCTGCGACGAAATGGGCTCTTACAACGCCGAGGGGGCCTGGGACGCTGCCCTGCTAGAGATACGCAGGAAGATGACCTCCAACGCCAACAAcaaccaggggtcagaggttccAGATGCCCAGGCCTCTGCTGGCCAGCAACCCAGCATCCCATCACCCTCGCTGGGCCACCACGCCAGCACAAGCACCCTCAACTTCGAGTCTGAG aggtacTCGGAGGTGTCACTGCACAATATCACCACTGAGGTGCTGAAGGTGTTAAACGCGACAGAGGACCGACTCCAGGGGGTGGAGGGAGTTGACTGCACCCCCTCACTGTCCCCCAACATTGACACAAAGAGGCTGGACAAACAACTCATCAGACTGGAAGAGAAT GTGTATGTGGTGGCGGGCACAGCTTACGGTTTGGAGGCGGAGCTTGGCGACCTGGAGGACTGTGCCCGGGCCGTCGGCGGTGCCACCTCAGACCTGGAGCTGTCCTACCTGGAGGAGCAGGTGGCAACGGCTTCCGCCCAGGTCCAGCAGTCTGACCTCCAG GTGTCGGAAATCACAGCCAGGATCGCAGCTCTGAAGATCGCAGGTCTCAACGTGGTCTCACAGAACCGCTTCTCTAAGCCCCAAGAACAGCCTAAG CCACAAACATTGGACTCTTCACGGCAAACGAGGAGGCGGCTACCTGCTCCACCCTTGAAGG ATAAAGAAACCTAA
- the LOC129823903 gene encoding rab effector MyRIP-like isoform X1: protein MQSEARYLRDHGEELIEELASTIVQKIIRRRKNLVEMKPDCDLDWPPGNQSGEKPLASCCPSSQPQITTSVHAKCSGVSQDSQQGLKEEGGAAGLPSWKNIDRLDNSSVSSVLKSPDGNWIALQSTQLYRPSLLTKRKSLVFSVLEWEFGVISACDEMGSYNAEGAWDAALLEIRRKMTSNANNNQGSEVPDAQASAGQQPSIPSPSLGHHASTSTLNFESERYSEVSLHNITTEVLKVLNATEDRLQGVEGVDCTPSLSPNIDTKRLDKQLIRLEENVYVVAGTAYGLEAELGDLEDCARAVGGATSDLELSYLEEQVATASAQVQQSDLQVSEITARIAALKIAGLNVVSQNRFSKPQEQPKPQTLDSSRQTRRRLPAPPLKDKET, encoded by the exons ATGCAGAGCGAAGCAAGGTATTTGCGGGACCACGGGGAGGAGCTGATTGAGGAGCTGGCCTCAACCATCGTACAGAAA ATCATCCGGCGGAGGAAGAACCTGGTTGAGATGAAGCCAGACTGTGACCTGGACTGGCCCCCAGGCAACCAGAGTGGTGAAAAGCCTTTGGCTTCATGCTGTCCCAGCTCCCAGCCCCAGATCACCACATCAGTCCACGCCAAG TGCTCTGGGGTTTCCCAGGACTCTCAGCAGGGgctgaaggaggagggaggagcggCAGGGTTACCCAGCTGGAAGAATATTGACCGCCTGGACAACTCCA gtgtgtccTCAGTGCTGAAGAGCCCTGACGGGAACTGGATCGCCTTGCAGAGCACCCAGCTCTATCGGCCCAGCCTGCTGACCAAGAGGAAGTCGCTGGTATTCAGTGTCCTGGAGTGGGAATTCGGTGTGATATCCGCCTGCGACGAAATGGGCTCTTACAACGCCGAGGGGGCCTGGGACGCTGCCCTGCTAGAGATACGCAGGAAGATGACCTCCAACGCCAACAAcaaccaggggtcagaggttccAGATGCCCAGGCCTCTGCTGGCCAGCAACCCAGCATCCCATCACCCTCGCTGGGCCACCACGCCAGCACAAGCACCCTCAACTTCGAGTCTGAG aggtacTCGGAGGTGTCACTGCACAATATCACCACTGAGGTGCTGAAGGTGTTAAACGCGACAGAGGACCGACTCCAGGGGGTGGAGGGAGTTGACTGCACCCCCTCACTGTCCCCCAACATTGACACAAAGAGGCTGGACAAACAACTCATCAGACTGGAAGAGAAT GTGTATGTGGTGGCGGGCACAGCTTACGGTTTGGAGGCGGAGCTTGGCGACCTGGAGGACTGTGCCCGGGCCGTCGGCGGTGCCACCTCAGACCTGGAGCTGTCCTACCTGGAGGAGCAGGTGGCAACGGCTTCCGCCCAGGTCCAGCAGTCTGACCTCCAG GTGTCGGAAATCACAGCCAGGATCGCAGCTCTGAAGATCGCAGGTCTCAACGTGGTCTCACAGAACCGCTTCTCTAAGCCCCAAGAACAGCCTAAG CCACAAACATTGGACTCTTCACGGCAAACGAGGAGGCGGCTACCTGCTCCACCCTTGAAGG ATAAAGAAACCTAA
- the LOC129823903 gene encoding rab effector MyRIP-like isoform X7 produces MKPDCDLDWPPGNQSGEKPLASCCPSSQPQITTSVHAKCSGVSQDSQQGLKEEGGAAGLPSWKNIDRLDNSSVSSVLKSPDGNWIALQSTQLYRPSLLTKRKSLVFSVLEWEFGVISACDEMGSYNAEGAWDAALLEIRRKMTSNANNNQGSEVPDAQASAGQQPSIPSPSLGHHASTSTLNFESERYSEVSLHNITTEVLKVLNATEDRLQGVEGVDCTPSLSPNIDTKRLDKQLIRLEENVYVVAGTAYGLEAELGDLEDCARAVGGATSDLELSYLEEQVATASAQVQQSDLQVSEITARIAALKIAGLNVVSQNRFSKPQEQPKPQTLDSSRQTRRRLPAPPLKDKET; encoded by the exons ATGAAGCCAGACTGTGACCTGGACTGGCCCCCAGGCAACCAGAGTGGTGAAAAGCCTTTGGCTTCATGCTGTCCCAGCTCCCAGCCCCAGATCACCACATCAGTCCACGCCAAG TGCTCTGGGGTTTCCCAGGACTCTCAGCAGGGgctgaaggaggagggaggagcggCAGGGTTACCCAGCTGGAAGAATATTGACCGCCTGGACAACTCCA gtgtgtccTCAGTGCTGAAGAGCCCTGACGGGAACTGGATCGCCTTGCAGAGCACCCAGCTCTATCGGCCCAGCCTGCTGACCAAGAGGAAGTCGCTGGTATTCAGTGTCCTGGAGTGGGAATTCGGTGTGATATCCGCCTGCGACGAAATGGGCTCTTACAACGCCGAGGGGGCCTGGGACGCTGCCCTGCTAGAGATACGCAGGAAGATGACCTCCAACGCCAACAAcaaccaggggtcagaggttccAGATGCCCAGGCCTCTGCTGGCCAGCAACCCAGCATCCCATCACCCTCGCTGGGCCACCACGCCAGCACAAGCACCCTCAACTTCGAGTCTGAG aggtacTCGGAGGTGTCACTGCACAATATCACCACTGAGGTGCTGAAGGTGTTAAACGCGACAGAGGACCGACTCCAGGGGGTGGAGGGAGTTGACTGCACCCCCTCACTGTCCCCCAACATTGACACAAAGAGGCTGGACAAACAACTCATCAGACTGGAAGAGAAT GTGTATGTGGTGGCGGGCACAGCTTACGGTTTGGAGGCGGAGCTTGGCGACCTGGAGGACTGTGCCCGGGCCGTCGGCGGTGCCACCTCAGACCTGGAGCTGTCCTACCTGGAGGAGCAGGTGGCAACGGCTTCCGCCCAGGTCCAGCAGTCTGACCTCCAG GTGTCGGAAATCACAGCCAGGATCGCAGCTCTGAAGATCGCAGGTCTCAACGTGGTCTCACAGAACCGCTTCTCTAAGCCCCAAGAACAGCCTAAG CCACAAACATTGGACTCTTCACGGCAAACGAGGAGGCGGCTACCTGCTCCACCCTTGAAGG ATAAAGAAACCTAA
- the LOC129823903 gene encoding rab effector MyRIP-like isoform X3 has translation MQSEARYLRDHGEELIEELASTIVQKIIRRRKNLVEMKPDCDLDWPPGNQSGEKPLASCCPSSQPQITTSVHAKDSQQGLKEEGGAAGLPSWKNIDRLDNSSVSSVLKSPDGNWIALQSTQLYRPSLLTKRKSLVFSVLEWEFGVISACDEMGSYNAEGAWDAALLEIRRKMTSNANNNQGSEVPDAQASAGQQPSIPSPSLGHHASTSTLNFESERYSEVSLHNITTEVLKVLNATEDRLQGVEGVDCTPSLSPNIDTKRLDKQLIRLEENVYVVAGTAYGLEAELGDLEDCARAVGGATSDLELSYLEEQVATASAQVQQSDLQVSEITARIAALKIAGLNVVSQNRFSKPQEQPKPQTLDSSRQTRRRLPAPPLKDKET, from the exons ATGCAGAGCGAAGCAAGGTATTTGCGGGACCACGGGGAGGAGCTGATTGAGGAGCTGGCCTCAACCATCGTACAGAAA ATCATCCGGCGGAGGAAGAACCTGGTTGAGATGAAGCCAGACTGTGACCTGGACTGGCCCCCAGGCAACCAGAGTGGTGAAAAGCCTTTGGCTTCATGCTGTCCCAGCTCCCAGCCCCAGATCACCACATCAGTCCACGCCAAG GACTCTCAGCAGGGgctgaaggaggagggaggagcggCAGGGTTACCCAGCTGGAAGAATATTGACCGCCTGGACAACTCCA gtgtgtccTCAGTGCTGAAGAGCCCTGACGGGAACTGGATCGCCTTGCAGAGCACCCAGCTCTATCGGCCCAGCCTGCTGACCAAGAGGAAGTCGCTGGTATTCAGTGTCCTGGAGTGGGAATTCGGTGTGATATCCGCCTGCGACGAAATGGGCTCTTACAACGCCGAGGGGGCCTGGGACGCTGCCCTGCTAGAGATACGCAGGAAGATGACCTCCAACGCCAACAAcaaccaggggtcagaggttccAGATGCCCAGGCCTCTGCTGGCCAGCAACCCAGCATCCCATCACCCTCGCTGGGCCACCACGCCAGCACAAGCACCCTCAACTTCGAGTCTGAG aggtacTCGGAGGTGTCACTGCACAATATCACCACTGAGGTGCTGAAGGTGTTAAACGCGACAGAGGACCGACTCCAGGGGGTGGAGGGAGTTGACTGCACCCCCTCACTGTCCCCCAACATTGACACAAAGAGGCTGGACAAACAACTCATCAGACTGGAAGAGAAT GTGTATGTGGTGGCGGGCACAGCTTACGGTTTGGAGGCGGAGCTTGGCGACCTGGAGGACTGTGCCCGGGCCGTCGGCGGTGCCACCTCAGACCTGGAGCTGTCCTACCTGGAGGAGCAGGTGGCAACGGCTTCCGCCCAGGTCCAGCAGTCTGACCTCCAG GTGTCGGAAATCACAGCCAGGATCGCAGCTCTGAAGATCGCAGGTCTCAACGTGGTCTCACAGAACCGCTTCTCTAAGCCCCAAGAACAGCCTAAG CCACAAACATTGGACTCTTCACGGCAAACGAGGAGGCGGCTACCTGCTCCACCCTTGAAGG ATAAAGAAACCTAA
- the LOC129823903 gene encoding rab effector MyRIP-like isoform X4: MQSEARYLRDHGEELIEELASTIVQKIIRRRKNLVEMKPDCDLDWPPGNQSGEKPLASCCPSSQPQITTSVHAKGLKEEGGAAGLPSWKNIDRLDNSSVSSVLKSPDGNWIALQSTQLYRPSLLTKRKSLVFSVLEWEFGVISACDEMGSYNAEGAWDAALLEIRRKMTSNANNNQGSEVPDAQASAGQQPSIPSPSLGHHASTSTLNFESERYSEVSLHNITTEVLKVLNATEDRLQGVEGVDCTPSLSPNIDTKRLDKQLIRLEENVYVVAGTAYGLEAELGDLEDCARAVGGATSDLELSYLEEQVATASAQVQQSDLQVSEITARIAALKIAGLNVVSQNRFSKPQEQPKPQTLDSSRQTRRRLPAPPLKDKET, from the exons ATGCAGAGCGAAGCAAGGTATTTGCGGGACCACGGGGAGGAGCTGATTGAGGAGCTGGCCTCAACCATCGTACAGAAA ATCATCCGGCGGAGGAAGAACCTGGTTGAGATGAAGCCAGACTGTGACCTGGACTGGCCCCCAGGCAACCAGAGTGGTGAAAAGCCTTTGGCTTCATGCTGTCCCAGCTCCCAGCCCCAGATCACCACATCAGTCCACGCCAAG GGgctgaaggaggagggaggagcggCAGGGTTACCCAGCTGGAAGAATATTGACCGCCTGGACAACTCCA gtgtgtccTCAGTGCTGAAGAGCCCTGACGGGAACTGGATCGCCTTGCAGAGCACCCAGCTCTATCGGCCCAGCCTGCTGACCAAGAGGAAGTCGCTGGTATTCAGTGTCCTGGAGTGGGAATTCGGTGTGATATCCGCCTGCGACGAAATGGGCTCTTACAACGCCGAGGGGGCCTGGGACGCTGCCCTGCTAGAGATACGCAGGAAGATGACCTCCAACGCCAACAAcaaccaggggtcagaggttccAGATGCCCAGGCCTCTGCTGGCCAGCAACCCAGCATCCCATCACCCTCGCTGGGCCACCACGCCAGCACAAGCACCCTCAACTTCGAGTCTGAG aggtacTCGGAGGTGTCACTGCACAATATCACCACTGAGGTGCTGAAGGTGTTAAACGCGACAGAGGACCGACTCCAGGGGGTGGAGGGAGTTGACTGCACCCCCTCACTGTCCCCCAACATTGACACAAAGAGGCTGGACAAACAACTCATCAGACTGGAAGAGAAT GTGTATGTGGTGGCGGGCACAGCTTACGGTTTGGAGGCGGAGCTTGGCGACCTGGAGGACTGTGCCCGGGCCGTCGGCGGTGCCACCTCAGACCTGGAGCTGTCCTACCTGGAGGAGCAGGTGGCAACGGCTTCCGCCCAGGTCCAGCAGTCTGACCTCCAG GTGTCGGAAATCACAGCCAGGATCGCAGCTCTGAAGATCGCAGGTCTCAACGTGGTCTCACAGAACCGCTTCTCTAAGCCCCAAGAACAGCCTAAG CCACAAACATTGGACTCTTCACGGCAAACGAGGAGGCGGCTACCTGCTCCACCCTTGAAGG ATAAAGAAACCTAA
- the LOC129823902 gene encoding plexin domain-containing protein 2-like, with protein MMTKSVTFITGIFIVFQCQITHVELMPAGGLGSVSEDQGSSSQRWSRWLATPRPGAPRWASDDRHGHYKDQDNLLTEERHDNSSQIEDMNHSYYTSKIYGATETAGKYLWVDIDELDPGKGKIHGLLSNTHRQAASVHLSFDFPFYGHILREITVATGGFIYTGDVIHRMLTATQYIAPLMANFDPSMSTNSTISYFDNGTALVVQWDQVHLQDSVSQGPFTFQTALHSDGRIVFAYKEVPIDISEIRSVNHPVKVGLSDAFVVLHEIEQIPNVRRRTIYEYHKVDILKSRIANSTAIEMLPLPTCLQFSSCGPCVSSEIGFNCSWCSRLHRCSSGFDRHRQDWVDKGCPEARKNQSCVQMVHTNTTTPYNVPNAHNTTTPVAMTRTVPQRTTTSITTTTSSTTTTTTTTRARPSTTVTTALPFTSAPTVDDTMISLHTEKESPAEVDEPEEEQREVRLQTGLLVGISLVMITMAAAVIATVYMYNHPTSSASLFFIERRPAHWPAMKMRFCRSSGNPAYAEVEDPGLEKDDLVVIDPKHTFVISGHDRRESFMDSKDGFIVPNQRERFLSDHC; from the exons ATGATGACGAAGAGTGTCACATTTATCACCGGAATATTTATAGTTTTCCAGTGTCAAATAACTCATGTGGAATTGATGCCTGCCGGTG GTCTGGGGAGTGTGTCTGAGGACCAGGGATCCTCCAGCCAGAGGTGGAGTAGGTGGCTAGCCACCCCCAGGCCGGGTGCCCCGCGCTGGGCCAGTGACGACCGCCACGGCCACTACAAGGACCAGGATAACCTACTGACTGAGGAGAGACATGACAACAGCTCCCAGATTGAA GACATGAACCATAGCTACTACACATCTAAGATCTACGGGGCTACAGAGACTGCTGGTAAATATCTGTGGGTGGACATAGATGAGCTGGACCCAGGGAAGGGGAAGATCCACGGCCTGCtgtccaacacacacagacaagcagcG AGTGTTCATCTGTCCTTTGATTTCCCGTTCTATGGTCACATACTGAGAGAAATCACAGTGGCAACTGGTG GTTTCATCTACACAGGCGATGTCATCCACAGGATGCTGACGGCCACTCAGTACATCGCCCCTCTGATGGCCAACTTTGACCCCAGTATGTCCACAAACTCCACCATCAGTTACTTTGACAACG GTACAGCCTTGGTAGTCCAGTGGGATCAGGTTCACCTGCAGGACAGTGTCAGTCAAGGCCCATTTACCTTCCAGACCGCTCTGCACAGCGACGGACGCATCGTCTTCGCCTACAAAGAG GTTCCCATTGATATCAGTGAGATCAGGTCAGTGAACCATCCTGTCAAAGTGGGCCTCTCAGACGCATTTGTGGTGCTTCATGAGATTGAGCAGATACCCA ATGTTCGCAGGAGGACCATCTACGAGTACCACAAAGTGGACATCCTCAAGTCCAGGATCGCCAACTCTACAGCGATTGAGATGCTTCCTCTGCCCA cttGTCTTCAATTCTCCAGCTGTGGACCTTGTGTGTCATCTGAGATCGGCTTCAACTGCAGCTGGTGCAGCAGACTGCACAG GTGTTCCAGTGGCTTCGACCGGCATCGTCAGGACTGGGTAGATAAGGGCTGTCCTGAAGCG AGGAAAAACCAGAGCTGTGTTCAGATGGTTCacaccaacaccacaacacctTACAATGTGCCTAACGCTCACAATACAACCACTCCAGTTGCCATGACAAGAACAGTGCCACAGCGGACTACCACCTCCATCACCACaactacctcctctaccaccactaccactactacaaccagaGCCAGACCCAGCACCACTGTCACCACTGCCCTCCCCTTCACCAGTGCTCCTACGGTGG ATGACACTATGATTTCCCTGCACACAGAAAAAGAATCAC CTGCTGAGGTGGACGAGccagaggaggagcagagagaggtgcGCTTGCAGACTGGTCTCCTGGTGGGCATCTCGCTGGTCATGATCACCATGGCAGCAGCCGTCATAGCAACggtgtacatgtacaaccacccGACCTCAAGCGCCAGCCTATTCTTCATAGAG AGGCGGCCCGCACACTGGCCAGCCATGAAGATGAGGTTCTGCCGCAGCTCAGGGAACCCTGCGTATGCCGAGGTGGAGGATCCAGGGCTGGAGAAGGACGATCTGGTGGTGatcgaccccaaacacaccttcGTCATCTCCGGCCACGACCGCAGGGAGAGCTTCATGGACAGCAAGGATGGCTTCATCGTCCCCAACCAAAGAGAACGGTTCCTGTCAGACCATTGCTGA
- the LOC129823903 gene encoding rab effector MyRIP-like isoform X5 codes for MQSEARYLRDHGEELIEELASTIVQKIIRRRKNLVEMKPDCDLDWPPGNQSGEKPLASCCPSSQPQITTSVHAKGLKEEGGAAGLPSWKNIDRLDNSMLKSPDGNWIALQSTQLYRPSLLTKRKSLVFSVLEWEFGVISACDEMGSYNAEGAWDAALLEIRRKMTSNANNNQGSEVPDAQASAGQQPSIPSPSLGHHASTSTLNFESERYSEVSLHNITTEVLKVLNATEDRLQGVEGVDCTPSLSPNIDTKRLDKQLIRLEENVYVVAGTAYGLEAELGDLEDCARAVGGATSDLELSYLEEQVATASAQVQQSDLQVSEITARIAALKIAGLNVVSQNRFSKPQEQPKPQTLDSSRQTRRRLPAPPLKDKET; via the exons ATGCAGAGCGAAGCAAGGTATTTGCGGGACCACGGGGAGGAGCTGATTGAGGAGCTGGCCTCAACCATCGTACAGAAA ATCATCCGGCGGAGGAAGAACCTGGTTGAGATGAAGCCAGACTGTGACCTGGACTGGCCCCCAGGCAACCAGAGTGGTGAAAAGCCTTTGGCTTCATGCTGTCCCAGCTCCCAGCCCCAGATCACCACATCAGTCCACGCCAAG GGgctgaaggaggagggaggagcggCAGGGTTACCCAGCTGGAAGAATATTGACCGCCTGGACAACTCCA TGCTGAAGAGCCCTGACGGGAACTGGATCGCCTTGCAGAGCACCCAGCTCTATCGGCCCAGCCTGCTGACCAAGAGGAAGTCGCTGGTATTCAGTGTCCTGGAGTGGGAATTCGGTGTGATATCCGCCTGCGACGAAATGGGCTCTTACAACGCCGAGGGGGCCTGGGACGCTGCCCTGCTAGAGATACGCAGGAAGATGACCTCCAACGCCAACAAcaaccaggggtcagaggttccAGATGCCCAGGCCTCTGCTGGCCAGCAACCCAGCATCCCATCACCCTCGCTGGGCCACCACGCCAGCACAAGCACCCTCAACTTCGAGTCTGAG aggtacTCGGAGGTGTCACTGCACAATATCACCACTGAGGTGCTGAAGGTGTTAAACGCGACAGAGGACCGACTCCAGGGGGTGGAGGGAGTTGACTGCACCCCCTCACTGTCCCCCAACATTGACACAAAGAGGCTGGACAAACAACTCATCAGACTGGAAGAGAAT GTGTATGTGGTGGCGGGCACAGCTTACGGTTTGGAGGCGGAGCTTGGCGACCTGGAGGACTGTGCCCGGGCCGTCGGCGGTGCCACCTCAGACCTGGAGCTGTCCTACCTGGAGGAGCAGGTGGCAACGGCTTCCGCCCAGGTCCAGCAGTCTGACCTCCAG GTGTCGGAAATCACAGCCAGGATCGCAGCTCTGAAGATCGCAGGTCTCAACGTGGTCTCACAGAACCGCTTCTCTAAGCCCCAAGAACAGCCTAAG CCACAAACATTGGACTCTTCACGGCAAACGAGGAGGCGGCTACCTGCTCCACCCTTGAAGG ATAAAGAAACCTAA